The Candidatus Binatia bacterium genome contains the following window.
ATCGCATCGTAGACGCCGACGACGGCCTCGGCTTCATCCACGCTGGCCGTCGACGGCCAGCCGATCCCCTGCATGGCGCGCTCCCACCGTACCGTCAGCTCCCGGCGCTGCGCGTCCAGTCGTTCGTGGTCGCGCGCGGCCCGTCCCGCTTCCTGGCGCAGCGACTCGACCCGCTCCTCTACCTCGGTGCGCTGGGCCGCGCCTGCCGCGCAGCGTTCGACCCAGGCACGGGCCGCCGCGACCGCGCTCTGAAACGCCCGCACGACGTCGCCCCCGGGCGCCGGTGTCTCGCCGCCGGCGGCCCCGAGTTGCTCCGTCAGCGCGGCGGTTTCGCCGGCCAGCCGCTCGCGCAAACGCCGGGCGGTGACCGCGGCGCCGCTGCCTTCCTCGTAGCGCTTGCGGACCTCTTCGCAGCGCACCAGCCACTCCAGCATTTCCGCGGGTTCGCCCGGCGCGATGGCCGTTGGTGTCCAGAGATCGTCCCACGCCTTGCGCCGCGCCGCGTCGCGCTCGCGCAAGGCCTCCCATTCAGCCGCCAGTGCCGCGCGGCGTTCGGTGCAAGCCTGCTGCTGGCGGCGATACTCGCGGTAACGCTCGACGCGTTCGGCCTGTTCGGCGCGCTCGTCGGCGAGCCGATCCGCCTCGCGCACACGGCCGGTAAACACCGCCGCGGGCGCCTCGTCCCCGAGGAGGTCGTTCCATTTCGCCGCCAGGTCGCCGGCCAGCGGGAAACCGTGCACGTGGCGCCGTTCGATTGCCGCCCACGTGGCGTCGCGCAGCTCGCGGGCGGCGGCGATGCGTTCCGGGGTGGGCAACGGCGTCTCCGCCAGCGCCGCGACGGCCGCACCAATCCTCCGCTCCTCCTCCTCCACGGCCTTGAGTCGTTGGGCGGCGTCCTTGAGCGCCATCGCCGTTTCATCGAAGGTCTGCCGGTATCTTTCAACCACGACTCGCTCGGGGAGCGGCAAAGCGGCCAGCTCTTCGGCGCTGCCGCGCCAATGGCGCGAGCCCGCCGCGTGCTGGTCGGCGCGCCGGAGCGCGGACTGCATGCGCCCTTCGACGTCGGTCAGCAGAGCCACCAGTCCTTCCTTGTCGAGGGCATCGAGGCGGGCGCGCAGGGGCGCAACGTCAACCGGAGCGCCGAGGCCGGCGAGTCGTTCGGTCTGCGTGGCGAGATCCACTTGCGTTTCCGCGCGGCGGCGTTCCGCATGCGGCAGGCGGGCGGCCAGGTCGCGCAGCTCGCGCGCCGCGGCTCGTACTTCGTCGCGCGCCGGACGCGGCGGCACGCGCCCCAAAGCCTCGTCGGGTGCGCACGCGAGCCCGACCTGGCGGCAGAGCGTCTCGATGGCCGCGCTCTGCTGGCGCTGCTCGCCCTCGCGTTTCGGCAGGTCGGTTCTGGCCTTGCGCGCCGCACCGAGTTCCTCCTGCAGGCGGACGATGTCCGCCGCCGCCGCAATCGGCCCCTCGTCGATCTGCAGCGCCGCCCGTTCGGCCTCGTGGGCGGCGATACGGTCGAGGAGTTCCTGGCGGGCGGCGGCGGCATCCACGCGCCGGCGTTCGGCCGCCTCCCACTGGCGCTGCAGGTCGGGGTCGGTAGTGCGCATGGCGCCCAGCGCGGCCAGGGCCGAGCGGGTCTCGTGCAGCCGGGCGAGCAGGGGAATCGTGCGCTGGAGCCGGTCGAGGGCCGACTTCCGCCGCACCTCTTCGGCAAGCCGCTCGCGCTGCGCGGCCAGATTGCGCTGCGCCTCGGCGAGTGCGCGCTCGAGGCGCTGGAAGCCGTCGGCACTCACCGTGCGCAACGTCGATCGCAGCGCCGCCTCGCCATCGCGCAGCTCCCGCAGCCTGTGGGCCAGAGCGCCGGCACGGCCGCTCGGGCTGAGGATTTCCTCGGCTTCTTTCGCGAGCCGGGTACCGAAGTCGCGCAGGCCGCGCAGGCCGCTGGCGGCGACCAGCAGAGCTTCCGCGAGGCGGCCCTCGCCGCGGGCGAGCTCTTCGCCGGCACTGCGGAGCCGGGCGTGGTCGAGCCCGAACAGCTTCTCGAACAACTCGCGGTCGACCGGGCCGAGGCAGCGCTGCAGGACGCCGGCATCGAGCGGGCGGCCGTGTTCGTCGAGCAGGCTGCGTTTGTCGCCCTTCTTGCGCTCGAAGCGCACGACGGCGCCGGCGGCGGTAACCACCTCGCCGCCGACGCGGGGGTCGTCGTCGTGCAGGAATCGGTACGGCGAGTGGCGCGGTATGCCGAACAGGAGATCGCGCAGGGCATTAAGGGCGGTCGTCTTCCCGGCGGCGTTGTTGGCGAGCACAACCGTGATCACGCCGGGATCGGCGGCGAATGCGACGACGCCGCCGGTGAAGTGACCGTAACGAACGAGATCGAGGCGGGTGACTTTCACTCTCCGCACTCCAGGTCGAGCAGCGCGGCTTCGAGGTAACGACGCGCGGCTTCGAGGATCGGATCGAGCGCCTCGTCGCGCACGGCTTCGAGCACGGGACCGTCGATGACGCTGTCGGTCAGCAGCGGACGCAGGCGGGCCAGCTCGCGGCGCAGCGCCTCGCGGTCGTCGTCGCCGGCCGGCAGGGCGTCGATGTCGCGCAGCAGGGCGCCGAGCGCATCCGGCCGGATGCGCAGGGCGGCGAGGTCCTGCCACGGCGAGGTGCACACCGCCACCTGCTCGAGCCAGACACGGTCGCGTCCCACGTCGAGCGCGACGGCGCGCAGGGCCGCCGCGAGCGCGTCGGGACGCTGCACAAGTGCAGGATGGGCCCGGCTGCGGCCCTCGACGACGACGCGGCAACAGAGGAGCCGGCCGTCGGCCGCGCCCAGGCTACGTTCCACCTCCGCCCCGAAACGGCGAGCAACGTCCTCGATGGTCGCGGCCGCGCCGGCGGGCACGGCGACCGTCGCCCAGCGCGCGACGTCGGCGGCAACGTGCTCGAGCGCCGTCACGCTCCGGCGGTCGCCGTCGACCGTAACGACGGTGAAGCCCTTGTCCCCTCCTTCGTTGACGTGCCGGCCCTGCAGGGTGCCGGGGAAGACGATGTGGGGATCCGTGTGCACGACGTCGCGGCGGTGGACATGGCCGAGGGCCCAGTAGTCGTAGCCGTGGCCGGCGAGCTGGCGCGCGGAGCACGGAGCGTAGGGGGCATGCCCGTCGCGGCCGTCGAGGGCGGTGTGCAGAACGCCGATGTTGAACAGGCCGCGGCGCGGCGGCGGATAGGCGAGTGCGAGGTTGTCGGTCGTCGTGGCGGTCTTGAAGCTCTGCCCGTGCAGGGCGACGCCGAGGTCGTCGTTGACGAAGGTTCGAGGGCGGGTGTTGCCGAAGACGTGCACGTTTTCCGGCAGGGGCACGCCCCTGGTGAGGCGGCTATCGGCGTCGTGGTTGCCGTAAAGAAGGTAGACGGCAACGTCGGCCTCGCGCAGCCGGCTCATGGCGCGGGCGAAGCGCAGGCCGATGCGGTAGTCGCTCCAATCGCCATCGTAGAGATCCCCGGCGATCACGACGAAGGCGACGGCCTCGGCGAGCGCGTAATCGACGAGGTTGTCGAGGGCCCGTTCCGGCGCCGCACGGATTTCGTCGACCGGAGCGTCTTCCGCCCGGGCGAGGCCGCGCAGGGGACTGCCGAGGTGGAGGTCGGCGCAGTGGATGAACTTCATCGACGGAACTCCTCGGTGTCGGATACGACCCGTAGCGCGCAGCACGGTAACCCCGAGTGCGCAGCGCCGCAAGCCGCGTCAGAGAGAACGCCGCCGCCCCGGCCAACGGCTGGCGCGGCGGTAAATTCGGCAGCGATGCCGAGGCCGCTTCCGGCGCCCCTGCCGAACCCGTCCCCCGTGCCCTCACGCCCCCACGCCCTCAAGCCCCCCCATGGCCCCCCGACGCACCGGCGTCCCGCACTCTCTTTTTCACAATCCAATTGACCTTCGCCTTTTCTTTGCCTATGGTCGCCGGCGGGATGAGGAGGAGTGGATGCGGGATGAGTCGCGTTTGCGGTGCGGCGCGGTGTTCGCCGCGGCGGATGAGCTGATGGAACTGGTGGACGTCATGGACATTCCCCTGCTGGGCGCGGTGGCGGCGGGGCGGCCGTATCGGGCGTTTCCGGTGGCGGACACGCTGGCGGTACCGACGACGCTGTGGGGCGGGAAGCAGGTATTCGCGTTGCGGGTGCGCGGCGATTCGATGATCGACGAGGGGATTCACGACGGCGACTTCCTGATCGTCGAGCCGCGTCCGACGGCGGACAACGGGCAGACGGTGGTGGCCGAGGTCGACGGCTGCGTAACGGTGAAGAAGTACTTCCGCGAAGCCGACGGATCGGTGCGTTTGCAGCCGGCGAATCCGGAGATGCTGCCGTTGATCATTCGGGGCGAGGAGGTGCGGATCGTCGGCGTGGTGAGCGGGGTGCTGCGCAAGTTCGGGTTCCAGGGCGCGAAGCAGGGATCGGCGCCACGACCGCCGGCTCCGGTGCCGCGGCGCTCGCGGAGGGCGGCAGCGGGCGTTGCTGCACGCGGGCCGCTACCGGCGTTGACGAAGCGGGACGACGCGGTGCTGGAGCTGGGCATCAACGTCATCGACAGCCAGCTCGTGCGCTGGAACGCGGCGATCGAGCGGGCGCGCAAGGAGCGGCGGCTGCGGCAGTACGTGGTAAAGATGGCCGAGCTCGGGCGCGACCTGCAGGCCTTGCGCGACTGGTGTGCGCGGACGACGCGGCCGGGTTTGCGCCGGGCGTTGCTCGGCGAGGCGAGTCAGGTAATGCGGCGGATGCAGAAGTTCGCCAGCGTCACCCCCGTGGAGTTGCCCGACCTGGTGCTGCACTGATTTTACGATTTCCGAGTTTGCGCCCACGGCGCGAATAAATTCGGGCCATGGAGCGGCTGTGCCCCGCCGTTCGTCCCGAGTAGCAGCCGTCTTCTCAGGCGGCGTATCGAGGGACAGACTCGGCGGGGGCGCGCCCCTCGATACGGAGCCCAGGGGAAGGGCTCCTACTCGGGGCGAACGGGCTGGTTGTTCGCTTTGGGTTGCGGGCGCCAGCCCGCGCTGTTTTACGGTTCTCGGATTTCCTCGCATGGCGCGACGATTCCGTCCGTCATGCCGGCGAAGCTTGTCCCGGCGAAAGCCGGCCTCCAGCCCCGCATCCGACACTCGGCCCCGTCTTTCGCGGGATCGCCTTCCAGGTTGCGAACCGCCTCCGTGTAATCCTCGAAAGCCTCTCCCCTGCGCGCCGACAGCTCGCCGGCAATGTCGATCACCAACTGACACACGGTAAGCAGCGAGTAGAGAACGTCGTTGTGCAGCGACAGATCGTCGAGCAGAGCCTGCCACGTGACCCGCGGGCGTAATTCGCCGAGATGATCGAGGTGGCGCCGGAGCGTGGGTGGCCGTCCTGCAACTCTGAATCGTCACCTCCACGGAAGGTTCGGAATTGCGAAAAGTTCTCCCGTGCCGAGGACCTCATCTAAGCGGCAGGGGCAGCCGGGCCGAGGACCTCCCGCGCTCGACCGGCCGCTCAGGATGCGGCAGGGCGGCCTTGGTGTTCTGCGGAAGAGGCGGTAGCTGTGGGTCATGCAACGGGTGATCCGAGTAGTGTATGAGGATGGGGTCTTGAGGCCACTGCAGCCCGTGCGGCTGGGGAATCGGAAGATCTGCTTCGTTTCCGTGTACCCCGAAGAGGAGTGGCAAAAGGACCTCGACCTACTCCTCCGCAACGTGCGGCGGCACACGCGGCGGTTTTCGCCTGCTACGATCGAAGCGGACATTACAAAGGCTCGTGCCGAGGTGAAAGCGAAACGGCATGAAGCCCGTCGTCCTGCTTGACACGAATGTCTGGGTTTCGGCTCTCCTCAACCCGGCGGGGGCACCCGCCAGGGTGGTGAACCTGTGGCGAGACGGTGCGATCGACGTGGTGGCAGCACTGCCGATTCTCGAGGAAATCCGCGACGTCCTCTGCCGACCGAGAATCCGCCAGAAGTACAAGATCGGCGCTGCCAGGGTTGACGCCTATCTGCAATTGATCGCTGCGCGAACGAGCATCGTCCCGGTTACTGGTGCGCTGACGCTCTGCCGCGACCCGGACGACGACCCCATTCTCGAAACGGCCAGTGTGGGCAACGCCGAGTATCTCGTCACGCGCGACGACGATGTGAAGCGAGACCTCGATCTGATCCGGCACATGAAGGCCCCGGGGCGTCCAGGTTGCGAGCGTTTCCCAGTTCCTCGTCAAATTCGACCGGTGATGCGTACGACACCCTGCGCGTCGTGACGGTAGGCACACGCCCCGAAGTGATGCAATGAGCATTGACTGCGCGGCCGAGAAGGTACGCTCATTGCCGCCGCCGGGGCGGATCCGGCTCCTCGCCGGTCCGCGGCAGGTAGCGAAGACCACCCTCCTGCTGGAGTTCGTGCGACGGTTCCCGGCGTACCGCCCGCTGCTGCTCTGCGATCCGGAAAAGACCGCCGCCGCCGCCCGTATCGGCATCGACGCCATGCCGCGGGCGGAATTCCTGCGGGGCGGTCCACCGGCGCCGGGTTGAGCGGGATCGCGTCGAGGGTCGGGAGAGGAGATGCCGTTGACACAGGAAATCGCTGCGGCCGGCACGGCCTTTCAACGTCACTCGATCGCAACGGCCGTCAATCCCAGTGCGCCAGCCCCGTTTCTCTGGTGTGCGTCGTGCGTGTGAATCTCGCTGAAACCATGGCGCAAGGCCGTGACGAGGTGCAGGCAGTCGGCCGTGCGCAAAAAGACGTCCTCCGGTAAGGAGCCGTAGGTCCGCACCACCTGCTCGACGATCGCGCCATCGAGGGGGACCCACGTCCAGTATCCCCCCGCCTCGTCCGTCGAGAATTGCCGGACCACGGTAAGAAACACCTCCCGGCTCCACTTGCGCTCGCGCAGGCGCCGGTGAAAGACACCCATCAGTTCGGCGCGCGCCAACTCGGAAAGCACCACCTGATCCTCGGCGTCGAGGCGCACGCGGACGGCCGCGGATTCCGTCTCGGGAACGTAGTACTTGGCGAGTGTGGACGTGTCACAGAACAGCATCGTCAGCGGTCGCCACGCACGGCATCGAGATCGCACAGGATATCGTTCGACTGCCGTCGAGTGAGGAAGGCGGCATACTCCGGCAACACCGTCCGCCGCCGACGTCCCGGCGGCACCATCCGCGGCGCAACCAGCGCCGCGACCACCTTGCCGCGGTCGGTCACCGTCAACGGCGTCCGTCCGCGTCCCGCCCGCCGCACGTATTCTCCGGTCCGGGCGTGCAGTTGCTTGATCGTGATCGATCCCTTCTTCGCCATAGTGTCACTGTGTCACTTGCTGATCCGGGACGCAAGTGTCTCACCACGCGTCCCTGCGAAGGACGTGTCGCCGTGCCGTGATATCAGGAATTACCACGCCACCCTCGCTGCCGGTGCCGGCCCGCCGCGCTGAACCCTCAGCCTTCGCCGGGCTGCCGCCGCCCGGCTCAAGAAGATTGCCTTACGCACCGCTGCCGAAAGGACACCGACATTGATGCGCCGCTCCGAGACGGCGCCATCGTCACGATCGAAAAAGTCGCAGTACGGATTCGCTTGCTGCCGATCGCGCGGAGCGGTGAGGCGCGACGGGAGAAGCACCCCTCAGCTCGCCGCGTTCTGCACCGTCGCAATCCGCGCCGGGTCGAACCCGTCCGGCGGCACGAGCTCGACCGGAAAGCGGATGGCCCGCGGCACCGGAATGGTGGCCTGGTAGCGCTCAGCGATGGGCACGTTCTGGCCCTGCCAGCAACGTGGCGGATTGACCACCGGGCGCGAAGCGGTCGTGTCGCCCCACAGAGCACCGCCACCCTCATATTCCGCGCGACCAGGTCCTGTCCGCCGGCCGATCACTCCGTCGACACGACCTCCACGTCAGAAGGACGCCCCCCGTGGCGCAGGCCTTGTGTCTGCCCCCGTGGGGGCTGACGGGGCAACCACGAGGGTTGCCCCTACCGTCCCATATGTCCGAGCGGCCGACATGTATCCGGATCACAGAAATCGTCGCACCGTGCGCGCAAACGCGGAAATCGTGAAACGGAGGACGCGAGACACACACAGGTGCCCGCCCGACGCATGCCGGACGGAGCACCACGAAATCAACGAGATCGCGGTCCGACCGACCACTGACTCCCCCGCCCACGAACGGATGGCGCGGGCTATCGCGTCCTCGCCCTGAGCGCGAACCCGGCAAGCACAGGCCGCGCCGGGGGAACCACCCCGCGTCGCGCTGTCGCGGGCGCCCGCGTTGTGGAGCATCCTGGGTACTGAGCGACAATTACATCTCCCCATGGGGAAGAGTAATTGACGTCGGCCACCCGGGTTTGTCTCCGTCTCGAAGGGCCTGCCCCGAGCCCTGGCGAAAGGCGCGCGCCACCACGTATCGACGGTCTCCACGAGGGCTGGCCAGTCTACTCGGGTACCCGCCGGCGGTCCTGCCGCACGAACGGGACCCTGACCTTCACGGGCGCGGCGTGGGGCGGCTTCTAGAGCTGGTCCCACGGGATCGCGCGGACGCGATCCGTCAGTTGCTCGGGGCGCGGACAGCGGCAGACGATCAGGCCGCGGCGGGCACGGTCGGAATACCGATCGAGGAAGATCTCCACATTACGCAAAAGCGCCGTCTTCCCGGTCTGGCGGGCGCCAAACAGCAGCCGAATCTTGTGGCGCGAGATCGGCGTAGAAAACGCCGTCTCCAGGTAGCGGCCGAAAAACATCGACTTGCGGATACTACAGGAAAATCCACAAGTCTATGTGGTTCTTCCCGCCCGACAGTTCCACTCCGAACACCCGCCCCCGACGCCGCTCACGCCGCCCCGGACCGACGAGCCGATCGAGCGCTTGCGCTTCCGCCGCGCACGCGCGATAGAGGCACCCCAAAACTTCTTGGACGGAGGGGGTAGCGCCTCATGGACACTCAGACTCTCAATTCCGGCGACACCGCGTGGATGCTCGTATCGACGGCCCTCGTGCTCTTCATGATGGTCCCCGGCCTGGCGCTTTTCTACGGCGGACTCGTGCGCACCAAGAACGTGCTGTCGGTGCTCATGCAGTGCTTCGCCCTGACGGCACTCGTCACGGTGCTGTGGGTGCTGTACGGGTACAGCCTCGCCTTCGATGCCACCGGCATGAACCCCGATGGCGGCGGCCGGGCGGCGGTGATTGGCGGACTGGCCAAGGTTTTCCTCCGCGGCATCGACGTCAATTCCATGCAGGGAACGATCCCCGAAACCGTATTTGTCGCGTATCAGGCGATGTTCGCCCTCATCACCCCGGGCTTGATCGTCGGGGCATTCGCCGAGCGCATGCGGTTCTCGGCAATGCTGGTGTTCTCGGCAATCTGGTTCACGTTCGCCTATACGCCCGTTTGCCACATGGTGTGGGGCGGGTCGGGCGCCCTGATGGCGCACTTTGGTGTTATCGACTTCGCCGGCGGAATTGTGGTTCACATCACCGCGGGCGTAGCGGCGCTGGTCGCGGCGCTGGTCATCGGGGCGCGGCAGGGATATCCGCACACCCAGATGATGCCCCATAATCTCACCATGACGGCCGCCGGCACCGGCATGCTCTGGGTGGGTTGGTTCGGCTTCAACGCCGGCAGCGCGCTGGCGGCCAACGGCACGGCGGGCATGGCGGCGCTGGTGACCCACATCTCGCCCTGCGTCGCCGCGCTCACCTGGATGGCGATCGAACTGATCAAGTTCCGCACCGCCAGCATGCTCGGCTTCGCCACGGGCGCAATCGCCGGCCTCGCGGCGATCACGCCGGCCGCCGGTACCGCGGGGCCCGCCGGTGCCGTGTGTATCGGCCTCGCCTCCGGCGCCGCGTGCTTCCTGGGTGCAACGTCAATCAAGCGCTGGGGAGGGTACGACGATTCGCTCGACGCCTTCGGCGTGCACGGCGTCGGCGGATTCGTCGGCACCGTGCTGGCGGGTATCTTTGCCGCGAGCGAACTCGGCGGATCGGTCGCCGACCTGCACGTCGGCAGGCAGTTCGTCGTCCAGATCGGGTGCGCGCTGGCCGCCGCCGCCTGGTCGGCGGTGGTGGCCTTCGCGGCGCTCAAGGTCGCCGGCGCGCTGGTGGGCCTCCGGGTCGACGACGCCGCGGAACGCTCCGGACTGGACCTCTCGTTGCACAACGAGTCCGGGTACAACTATTGACCGCGGGCCGCCAACGGCCGAGCCCAAATCGACAACGCACCGCGGTAAGTGGCGGAAAGGGAGGAAACGGGAGGATACGCGATGCGCCGGCGGATCCGGCGTCACGGTCATCGCCGCGGCAGTTGGCTCGGGAGCGCGGTCACTTCGCGCAGGGGCCAGGCGGTGACGCGAGCGTCGATGGTATGCCGGCTGGTCCCGGGGTACACGACCCACAGGTGTTCGAGCCGCAGGTCGTGTAACGCTATCCGCATCGATGCGGTCAGCACCGGCGCCTCGCTGAACTTTACTTCGACGCCGTAACGGCACCCCCTGTGGACGAAGAGCAGATCGAGCTCGGCACCGCCGTGGGTCGCCCAGAAGTACGCTTCTGGCGGCTCGATCGCTCGCACCACCTGCTCCACCGCGAATCCCTCCCACGACGCACCGACCCGCGGGTGCGCGAGCAGGGCATCTCGGTCGCCCAGCCCGAGCAAAGCATGCAACAGGCCACTGTCGCGCAGGTAGACCTTCGGGGCTTTGACCTGCCGCTTGCCGACGTTCTCGAACCAGGGTTGGAGCTGGCGTACCATGAACGTCCCGGTGAGGATGTCGAGATACGCGCGGATTGTCTTGTCCGAGAGGCTCATCGACCGGGCTAACTCGGAGGCGTTCAACGTCTGTCCGTGATAGTGCGCGAGCATCGTCCAAAACCGCCGCATCGCGGCCGCCGCGATGGTGATGCCCAGTTGCGGGATGTCGCGTTCCAGGAAGGTGCGAATGAACCCGTCCCTCCAGGCGAGGCTATCGTCGTCGCTGGAGGCGAGAAAGGCACGCGGAAATCCGCCGCGCAGCCAGAGCGTGTCGAGCGCGGCCGCGCCCGTCTCACCCAGATCGAACCCACCGAGCTCGACGAGCTCGACGCGACCCGCCAGCGACTCCGATGCGCGCCGCACGATGGTCGGCGCGGCGCTACCGAGGATGAGGAATCGGCTGCGGCTCTTCGGCCGATCGACGAGCACTCGCAAGACGCCGAACAGTTCCGGACGAACCTGGATCTCGTCGAGCACGACGAGGCCTTCGAGGGCGCCCAGAACCATCTCGGGGTTCTGCAGCCGCCGCAGGTCCGGCTCCGATTCGAGATCGAACCGCGTCGCCGTCCGACCCTCGCAGAAGGCGCTTGCGAGGGTCGTCTTTCCGCACTGGCGCGGACCTAGCAGCGCGGTGACCGGTGCCCGCCGAACCGCCGCGGCGAGCCGGTCCAGAAACCCGCGACGTTCCACCATGC
Protein-coding sequences here:
- a CDS encoding AAA family ATPase, with translation MKVTRLDLVRYGHFTGGVVAFAADPGVITVVLANNAAGKTTALNALRDLLFGIPRHSPYRFLHDDDPRVGGEVVTAAGAVVRFERKKGDKRSLLDEHGRPLDAGVLQRCLGPVDRELFEKLFGLDHARLRSAGEELARGEGRLAEALLVAASGLRGLRDFGTRLAKEAEEILSPSGRAGALAHRLRELRDGEAALRSTLRTVSADGFQRLERALAEAQRNLAAQRERLAEEVRRKSALDRLQRTIPLLARLHETRSALAALGAMRTTDPDLQRQWEAAERRRVDAAAARQELLDRIAAHEAERAALQIDEGPIAAAADIVRLQEELGAARKARTDLPKREGEQRQQSAAIETLCRQVGLACAPDEALGRVPPRPARDEVRAAARELRDLAARLPHAERRRAETQVDLATQTERLAGLGAPVDVAPLRARLDALDKEGLVALLTDVEGRMQSALRRADQHAAGSRHWRGSAEELAALPLPERVVVERYRQTFDETAMALKDAAQRLKAVEEEERRIGAAVAALAETPLPTPERIAAARELRDATWAAIERRHVHGFPLAGDLAAKWNDLLGDEAPAAVFTGRVREADRLADERAEQAERVERYREYRRQQQACTERRAALAAEWEALRERDAARRKAWDDLWTPTAIAPGEPAEMLEWLVRCEEVRKRYEEGSGAAVTARRLRERLAGETAALTEQLGAAGGETPAPGGDVVRAFQSAVAAARAWVERCAAGAAQRTEVEERVESLRQEAGRAARDHERLDAQRRELTVRWERAMQGIGWPSTASVDEAEAVVGVYDAIEQQVPIWRETRHRIDRMRHDAADLAAASERLVAAAAPDLVGRDVFFAAGEMRSRLDAARSACAARDALDRALTEARRALDRIERKLRDAEAVRSDLLERLGVADDESARAELVRISTWQSLRARETELLGTLQAAGDGESLAALEQAAATRSIDEVRAELEGMAEAHAEAGAAMEAAVAAVRDLEAQRRQRLEAADTAALAVQQEELRRACADAASRYAVIKTAETLLRQAIDRFRQESAGPQLARASDLFAHITGGAYERLFTDQDDAGVTLLRTRHRSGRVKSVPALSDGERDQLYLALRLAAIEDYAARAEPLPFVADDLLVHFDDPRAARTLETLRQLAEHVQVVFLTHHAHLVDLARATLGPTGLHLVALPEAGG
- a CDS encoding DNA repair exonuclease; its protein translation is MKFIHCADLHLGSPLRGLARAEDAPVDEIRAAPERALDNLVDYALAEAVAFVVIAGDLYDGDWSDYRIGLRFARAMSRLREADVAVYLLYGNHDADSRLTRGVPLPENVHVFGNTRPRTFVNDDLGVALHGQSFKTATTTDNLALAYPPPRRGLFNIGVLHTALDGRDGHAPYAPCSARQLAGHGYDYWALGHVHRRDVVHTDPHIVFPGTLQGRHVNEGGDKGFTVVTVDGDRRSVTALEHVAADVARWATVAVPAGAAATIEDVARRFGAEVERSLGAADGRLLCCRVVVEGRSRAHPALVQRPDALAAALRAVALDVGRDRVWLEQVAVCTSPWQDLAALRIRPDALGALLRDIDALPAGDDDREALRRELARLRPLLTDSVIDGPVLEAVRDEALDPILEAARRYLEAALLDLECGE
- a CDS encoding putative toxin-antitoxin system toxin component, PIN family — translated: MKPVVLLDTNVWVSALLNPAGAPARVVNLWRDGAIDVVAALPILEEIRDVLCRPRIRQKYKIGAARVDAYLQLIAARTSIVPVTGALTLCRDPDDDPILETASVGNAEYLVTRDDDVKRDLDLIRHMKAPGRPGCERFPVPRQIRPVMRTTPCAS
- a CDS encoding type II toxin-antitoxin system VapC family toxin, which produces MLFCDTSTLAKYYVPETESAAVRVRLDAEDQVVLSELARAELMGVFHRRLRERKWSREVFLTVVRQFSTDEAGGYWTWVPLDGAIVEQVVRTYGSLPEDVFLRTADCLHLVTALRHGFSEIHTHDAHQRNGAGALGLTAVAIE
- a CDS encoding type II toxin-antitoxin system prevent-host-death family antitoxin, with product MAKKGSITIKQLHARTGEYVRRAGRGRTPLTVTDRGKVVAALVAPRMVPPGRRRRTVLPEYAAFLTRRQSNDILCDLDAVRGDR
- a CDS encoding ammonium transporter — protein: MDTQTLNSGDTAWMLVSTALVLFMMVPGLALFYGGLVRTKNVLSVLMQCFALTALVTVLWVLYGYSLAFDATGMNPDGGGRAAVIGGLAKVFLRGIDVNSMQGTIPETVFVAYQAMFALITPGLIVGAFAERMRFSAMLVFSAIWFTFAYTPVCHMVWGGSGALMAHFGVIDFAGGIVVHITAGVAALVAALVIGARQGYPHTQMMPHNLTMTAAGTGMLWVGWFGFNAGSALAANGTAGMAALVTHISPCVAALTWMAIELIKFRTASMLGFATGAIAGLAAITPAAGTAGPAGAVCIGLASGAACFLGATSIKRWGGYDDSLDAFGVHGVGGFVGTVLAGIFAASELGGSVADLHVGRQFVVQIGCALAAAAWSAVVAFAALKVAGALVGLRVDDAAERSGLDLSLHNESGYNY
- a CDS encoding ATP-binding protein, producing the protein MVERRGFLDRLAAAVRRAPVTALLGPRQCGKTTLASAFCEGRTATRFDLESEPDLRRLQNPEMVLGALEGLVVLDEIQVRPELFGVLRVLVDRPKSRSRFLILGSAAPTIVRRASESLAGRVELVELGGFDLGETGAAALDTLWLRGGFPRAFLASSDDDSLAWRDGFIRTFLERDIPQLGITIAAAAMRRFWTMLAHYHGQTLNASELARSMSLSDKTIRAYLDILTGTFMVRQLQPWFENVGKRQVKAPKVYLRDSGLLHALLGLGDRDALLAHPRVGASWEGFAVEQVVRAIEPPEAYFWATHGGAELDLLFVHRGCRYGVEVKFSEAPVLTASMRIALHDLRLEHLWVVYPGTSRHTIDARVTAWPLREVTALPSQLPRR